In the genome of Crassostrea angulata isolate pt1a10 chromosome 6, ASM2561291v2, whole genome shotgun sequence, the window aagatctgtgtacaaacatagaattgtgagcaaatctctgtatcttgcttataattcgaagcttaacactcaaatatggttagtaaatagaaattgtaaacaattaaacacaagaaacatgcactataaaaaataaagaacacaatttattttttcgaaatgaatcatatatatacatgtatatacctacatatttccgacagcgatatcaaactctatttaaactgaataaactcgagaaaatgccgagcatctcaacaaaacctattgcattaaactaccattacgcaaaagataatgccgaattaccgatagaatgaatcgtatttcagtacttttttgatacatcagattttgcttaatttgcgcaggtatacagttaactgtttgatttaccaaagtctctgtttgatttgatacataaaaatcacgaaatacagacgatagttcccaggcagggatggggtaatggtaatttgtaatggtaattgagtgtaattaattacaaattttgatgtaattgtaagtaatgtgtaattgaccaaattttcaattacatgtaatggtaatttaattcattactttttaaaaaggcatgtaattccaattacttttcaattactttcaattacacactGATGTACATAAATATCAAACTATTCACCACCCATAGTTCCCCACACTATCGATGGTACAAGGTCAAGTTAGGAAGAGAAgtaaaaatcattgaactatTATCATATTCAttatactaaatatttttcaaaatgaattttttcagtgattcaatatttaattataagttttcccaaatttaattaagcacatgtatttgatgatttgcttgatctattttcttaaaaagaaaacttattttcatTCTTATTGGAATAATTAGTGTGTCAATTGTCATTGAATAAGTCAAACAAAAATAactgtttaatttataaacaaaatcagttttatctaaattatataaactatcaagTCATGCTTAGTTATTGATAGCCTAAAATACATAGAGCTAAAATGTATGGCTTCAAATGGGTTTTAAGTTTTAGATGCCAAACATGCATGTCCACAGGGTGTGTTCCCTTATTgcaaacatttgataattagGTATAAAACaacaggtgtgaattgtgttttgataactcTATACCTGATATTAACCTTTAATTtggcattgtatttataaagaaaaaatagtgGATATAAATGCAAAGGAGAAAATTTTCAGATAAAAGTTTTGCATGCAGGAAATACTTTAGTTGATATGATGGGTGTAGGGTAGCGGAtattacttttaaatgtttattgaatatcaaggtggtacatgtatgggacacctccatattgtgtcTACCTGCGTTTTGAAATAAACAGTAAAAccacatttaaattttttctttccaaaaatcgTTACCTATCAGTCTGAGAGTAGTTAGCAAATTCTAAAAGAaggaaagtattttgattatgacaaaattttattcacattaaAGACATACCTCCTTCAAAGTTTATATGTTGTAGCTACCAGTACAACATGGtttcagtaaattttgatgaaaatgtaatttgtaatttaattaattacatctgcaaagtaattgtaatttaattaattacatttgaaaactcttgtaatggtaatggtaatttaattgaaggatttaagcaagtaattgtaatttaattaattactttctattgtaattgaccccatccctgttcccaggttacaaagcataaataatgaaaacgaaacgaaaatcagaacaagctaacaccaacgtcatgtgtgaaaactgtcaacgcattgaaatatttagcctcaatttacttcacaaaatcggcaccaatatattttgcatgtttcaaaaatttcccttcattcgcgaactgttgcacaacaagcaaattcatcatagtcagatcgaccctttttcgtataatgtcatggctgctttaaacaaaggaGCTCGTtgtagaagtatggaatacgagtcttggtaaaatgggtatccAAACCCGgaccgtggcaaaataaaagctggggcagatcggcaatcgtcaattccaaatacgcattattttgcagcaatatttacagcaaatacaaatatactggtccatcaaatatccttaaattttaatgaggttggcagattaataactgccaatcttttgttttgcccaggccaagtcttgtctacccattttaccagatgccgaacccgaagctattaaactgattgaaacacgcctttcctttattattattttcgtaataactcagatttaaaacagaattagaccttaatttttgcaatttatattttcctttccataaggataatttatgctaaactacgttgaattggaatcagtagttcttgagaagaagatttttaaaaatgcacccccctttttctacagtttcaaggttttctccgctttgaatacagatcggacttttatttctgcaatttatattcgccctcccataaggatgctttgtgccaaatttggttgaaattggataagaggttttagagaagaagttcaaaatgtaaaaagtttacagacggacagacagacagacggacggacggacgacagacaaaaagtgatcagaatagctcacttgagctttcagctcagttgAGCTAAAAAGACAATACACTCCTATAAAGCTTACATGATATCTGCGTAGTAAACACCAAACCCGTCCCAGGAAATGGTCAAATCTTGGATCATCTCGACAGTTCAATTTGTATAACTGTTCCTGAAACATTGCATATGTATACTAGCATATGGTGTAATAGATTGTATTACTCTTACGTATCATGCATGCATGTTCATATAAAGTAGAGAcagttatataaatatttaccagTTTGCAGAAGTGTGAACTGTTGATCTTGAGTATTTCTCCATTGCATTTTAGTGTATGGGTTTCTTTGTCCTGCATCAACTCAACAGTTTGTAGCCTTGGACATGGCACACACATCTGTATAGGGTAACACAACACTTTTCTAGGGTTGATTGGATCAGGAAACTTGGCTGGTTCTGTAAGGAAAATCTAAACTCTTAATCTAAATGTGCTGACATGAATGGTTCTTGACAAAAAATAATGCTTACTACacttagatatttttaatacatgtaatatggtGAAATATCACCCAAATGAAATTATTAGATTTAAATGTTAAagcatatatttcaaataatatctaCTGACCCTTAATTCCATGCTCTTTCAATAACTGCCAGTGAAACTCATGGATTTTGCGGACACTCTCACAGGATATATTGTACATCTTACTGCAGATCCCTTCCACTGAGGACTTTGCCGTCTCTGTTAGGTGTGGCTGACACTGCCTCTTCAGGTGGGCCAGTCTCTCCTGGAAAGTCACCCAAAATACAAACATTATCAAAAACACTATCTCAACCCCTACAATGTACACTAGAAGGTAGGTCAAAATTATTAACAACTGTCAGGTATGACACTACATTTAAAACAGATGCACTTACCAAATAATCCTCGTACGAAGGAGATCCTTGTTTCCGTAGCCATGTAATAGTGTCTTCTACATTCCATTTAACAATCTTTCTGCTATCAGAGGAAGCACTCCTgcaattgaaaacaaattatgttTATACATTGCATATCTTTCTGTGTAGATTTTACATCAAAATGCAATTTCTTTCTATGATGCATGGAAATCAAGAGGTCAAATGCAGCATACCTGGTTTCAATCATTCTCTTTGCTGACTCTGCATACTTGAACAACTGTTTCCTGGCATCCCCTGTGTACTTGGGTTTGACCAGTTTGACAGGAATGTCGTTCATTATCTCTCTGTACATAGACTGAGACACCTCCGGCGTGCACTGAGAAGGCAGCATCGGGTCTTTCCCTCGATCGCAAACTTTTCTTTCCAATAACCAGCGATTAAAAGATTCTGATGGGGCATCAATACCTGAAAGTtaatagtaaaaataaatacatgaattactttcatgtttatttcaaaCTTTTGGGAATGTAGAGATTTTTCTCAACTACCGGTAATAGTTTATGGCTAAAACATTAaggtacagtaccgatcagacccaaacttacaccagagtaaaccccaactaaacttCAGGGAATATAGAGATTTTTCTAAACTAAAAAATAGTTTATGGCTAAAATATTAAGGTtcagtaccaatcagacccaacctaacaccagaggaAACCCAAACTAAACCCCAGGTTCACTTTTggagtttactctgggtttgctttttaaaaatttgggtccacttggggtttactttgggtttactcaggatttacttggaaattgcttttgaggtcaactgtacgcactgaagtgtgaagcagacctgtcttttatcttaccatcctactgcctgtaattcctgcctCTTGCATATTCCGCATAAACAGTTACTGTCTGCTGTCAGGGGTATCCTTttgactgggtttactctctgtgttcactttgggtttactctgggtccactctagtaaaccagGAGTagacccagaaagtaaacccagggtttagttggggtttactttctgttaggttgggtctgatcggtactgtaggtTTGATAGAACTTTTGACCTTTGTTGACTTACCAAAAATTTCtaataacaattatatatattttatttccttaattatataatgttaaaagtgAAAGTTTGGAGTTACAAAATAACTTTATATACAAGTATTTGAACTTAATACCTCTGTATATGAAAAAAAGTCATGCCTTTTACCAGTAAAACATTGGATTACCTTCTCTTGTATGACAGAGTTCCTGGTATTGTTGGCGTAGTTTGTTGACAAACTGGGTCCTGAACTTTTCAACCTCTGGCATTGGCGGGGGCAAGCAGCATGGGACCCTCTCAAATATCACCACATTAGTTGGAATGTCAAAGTTCCAAAAAGGGCTGAAATATCAATACAGTTCAAAACGGTAAGCAAAATAGTATATCATCTGTCATGAAACTTTGTATTCATTTCAttacatcaatatttttaatacaaaaacaattttaaaaaacttatctttaaaactgttaatggaATTTCTAACCTGTATGCAAAAGCAGGTCTCTTTGAGGGACTTCCAAGTCCCTCCATGCTGGCCCGTCTCTTTTCACCAGTTTGTGGTTGAGGAATATCTGTACTTGGACGACTAAGACGAGCATCCATGTGATGCGGTGTTGGACCCTCTCCCCCAATGCCTAGTGGGTCTGTTAAAAAGTTGTTCTGCggctgaaaataaagaaaaccaacatttatatatgtatacaagaTGGAGTTAAAAACCAGTAGACTTCTGCTTAGAGGAAGAGCTAATATGCGATATCATAATG includes:
- the LOC128188849 gene encoding mRNA (2'-O-methyladenosine-N(6)-)-methyltransferase-like, whose amino-acid sequence is MMMENNIVKVSTNGDGISKEGAAIPPEKPTPQGDKGPGPLSVDIPIHHDIKRQDSLPLSPQPMSPDPVHDLPVELLQMGWRRFWSKREQRPYFFNKNTNESLWEMPHFPGMSSPQNNFLTDPLGIGGEGPTPHHMDARLSRPSTDIPQPQTGEKRRASMEGLGSPSKRPAFAYSPFWNFDIPTNVVIFERVPCCLPPPMPEVEKFRTQFVNKLRQQYQELCHTREGIDAPSESFNRWLLERKVCDRGKDPMLPSQCTPEVSQSMYREIMNDIPVKLVKPKYTGDARKQLFKYAESAKRMIETRSASSDSRKIVKWNVEDTITWLRKQGSPSYEDYLERLAHLKRQCQPHLTETAKSSVEGICSKMYNISCESVRKIHEFHWQLLKEHGIKEPAKFPDPINPRKVLCYPIQMCVPCPRLQTVELMQDKETHTLKCNGEILKINSSHFCKLEQLYKLNCRDDPRFDHFLGRVWCLLRRYHTLFGLGPNEGFGLQGALSVSVFECLHRVFGVTFECFASPLNCYFKQYCSAFEDTDGYFGSRGPVLNFKPVSGSFEANPPFSEELMEAMVDHFENLLQESKEPLSFCVFVPEWRDPPTEALIRLESSRYKRKSVVLPPYEHEYRHGFQHMCPKDEMNVKSSHGTLVVFLQNDAGFQRWNPTPEKIKELLLAAKPKDTVV